A genome region from Marinobacter panjinensis includes the following:
- a CDS encoding ABC transporter permease subunit, which translates to MERVRAVLFHRRVVFGIPFVWLLLFFLLPFALVLKISFSSAVMAIPPYEPVFTFVDNTFSVVVNFSNYLFLLSDSLYIAAYWGSVKIAFISTLVCLLIGYPMAYAMARASARMQLVLLLMVMLPSWTSFLIRVYAWMGILGNQGLLNNLLIGLGVIDSPLKMLNTNFAVVLGIAYAYLPFMVLPIYTNLVKLDVRLLEAASDLGCRSLTTFWAITLPLSKAGIIAGSMLVFIPAVGEFVIPELLGGPDTLMIGKVLWEEFFNNRDWPVASSLAIVMLALLLIPIILFHRFQAREMEKHG; encoded by the coding sequence ATGGAGCGGGTACGTGCCGTTCTGTTTCATCGCAGGGTAGTGTTTGGCATTCCCTTTGTGTGGTTGCTGCTGTTCTTCCTGCTGCCATTCGCGCTGGTGCTGAAGATCAGCTTTTCCTCGGCGGTGATGGCCATCCCGCCTTACGAGCCGGTGTTCACCTTCGTGGACAACACCTTCTCGGTGGTGGTGAATTTCAGCAACTACCTGTTCCTGTTGTCCGACAGCCTGTACATCGCCGCCTACTGGGGCTCGGTCAAGATCGCCTTCATATCCACACTGGTTTGCCTGTTGATTGGCTATCCGATGGCCTATGCGATGGCCCGCGCCTCGGCCCGAATGCAGCTGGTCTTGCTGTTAATGGTGATGTTGCCGTCGTGGACCTCGTTCCTGATCCGGGTATACGCGTGGATGGGTATACTCGGCAACCAGGGCCTGCTGAACAACCTGCTGATAGGGCTGGGGGTCATCGACAGCCCCCTGAAAATGCTGAATACCAACTTTGCGGTGGTCCTGGGCATTGCCTACGCCTATCTGCCGTTCATGGTGCTGCCGATATACACCAATCTGGTGAAGCTCGATGTGCGATTGCTTGAGGCCGCGTCGGACCTCGGCTGCCGCAGCCTGACCACCTTCTGGGCCATCACCCTGCCACTATCAAAAGCCGGCATTATCGCGGGCTCCATGTTGGTGTTCATTCCGGCGGTGGGTGAGTTCGTGATCCCGGAGCTGCTGGGCGGGCCGGATACATTGATGATCGGCAAAGTGCTGTGGGAGGAATTCTTCAATAACCGTGACTGGCCGGTGGCGTCGTCGCTCGCCATTGTGATGCTGGCGCTGCTGTTGATACCCATCATCCTCTTCCATCGCTTCCAGGCCAGGGAGATGGAAAAGCATGGTTAA
- the potA gene encoding polyamine ABC transporter ATP-binding protein, giving the protein MENDNNISAQAEVLLEIEGISKSFDGTLAVDNVSLDIHKGEIFALLGGSGSGKSTLLRMLAGFEAPNTGRVVLDGQDITDLPPYLRPTNMMFQSYALFPHMTVEQNIAMGLKQDKLPRSEIRDRVEAMLKLVKMEAFAKRKPQQLSGGQQQRVALARSLAKRPKLLLLDEPMGALDKKLRTEMQLELVEILEQVGATCLMVTHDQEEAMTMASRIAIMAQGRIAQVGSPIDIYESPNSRMTAEFIGSVNIFEACIRDDEAHSITLISEALDVPVFIDRGVTTPAESTDTLIALRPEKIYLTTDKPDGDNNWSRGTVDNIAYLGDMTSYYVKLDSGRRVQATMANVERRGERPAWGDTVFVSWEASSPMLLWN; this is encoded by the coding sequence GTGGAAAACGATAACAACATCTCCGCGCAAGCGGAGGTGTTACTCGAAATTGAGGGCATTTCCAAAAGCTTTGATGGCACCCTGGCCGTGGACAACGTAAGCCTGGACATCCACAAGGGAGAGATTTTCGCGCTGCTGGGTGGTTCCGGCTCCGGCAAGTCCACGTTGCTGCGCATGCTGGCAGGTTTTGAGGCGCCCAACACCGGTCGCGTGGTGCTGGATGGCCAGGACATTACCGACCTTCCGCCGTACCTGCGCCCAACCAACATGATGTTCCAATCTTACGCGCTGTTCCCCCACATGACGGTAGAGCAGAACATCGCCATGGGGCTGAAACAGGACAAACTGCCAAGGAGCGAGATTCGCGACCGGGTAGAGGCCATGTTGAAACTGGTCAAGATGGAGGCCTTTGCCAAGCGCAAACCCCAGCAGTTATCTGGCGGCCAGCAGCAGCGCGTGGCCCTGGCCCGTTCACTGGCCAAGCGCCCGAAACTGCTGTTACTGGACGAACCCATGGGCGCGCTGGACAAAAAGCTGCGCACGGAAATGCAGCTGGAGCTGGTGGAAATCCTTGAACAGGTAGGCGCCACCTGCCTGATGGTTACCCACGATCAGGAAGAGGCCATGACCATGGCCAGCCGCATCGCCATCATGGCCCAGGGACGCATTGCCCAGGTGGGTTCGCCCATCGATATCTACGAAAGCCCGAACAGCCGGATGACGGCCGAGTTCATCGGCTCCGTAAATATCTTTGAGGCCTGCATCCGCGACGACGAAGCCCATAGCATCACGCTCATCAGTGAGGCGCTGGATGTCCCGGTATTCATCGACCGAGGTGTGACCACGCCTGCGGAATCCACCGACACGCTGATTGCCCTTCGTCCGGAAAAAATCTACCTCACGACCGACAAACCGGACGGCGATAACAACTGGAGCCGCGGCACCGTGGACAACATCGCGTACCTGGGAGACATGACTTCCTATTACGTGAAACTGGACAGCGGCAGGCGCGTTCAAGCCACCATGGCTAACGTGGAACGCCGGGGTGAGCGACCGGCATGGGGCGATACGGTGTTTGTGTCCTGGGAAGCTTCCAGCCCAATGCTGTTGTGGAACTGA
- a CDS encoding polyamine ABC transporter substrate-binding protein, producing the protein MLKLYKPAALAAAIAVSLGAPSAFAAEEVRVYNWSDYIAEDTLEKFTAETGIKVIYDVYDSNEILEAALLSGRSGYDLVVPSNHYVAKQISAQAFVPLDQDKLPNMANLNPDLMDDLEKVDPGSQFSLPYLWGTNGYGYNEGRIQEILGDDAPTDSWALVFDPEVTGKLAAGGCGIAMLDSGEEMVRAAMAYIGLDPNSINAEDIKKGGEVIRAIRPNVTYFHSSRYIADLANGDLCVAAGYSGDILQAAARAEEAGNGNVIRYTIPKEGAVLWFDMMTIPAGAPNVENAHKLMNFLMRPEIIADVTNYVWYANPNKPANEFVDPEILNDTSIYPTDEVMKKLYIMEGRPQDIQRLMTRTWTNVKSGR; encoded by the coding sequence ATGTTGAAGTTGTATAAGCCAGCGGCCCTTGCCGCCGCTATTGCTGTGTCATTGGGTGCGCCGTCTGCCTTCGCGGCAGAAGAAGTGCGTGTGTACAACTGGTCCGATTACATTGCCGAAGACACGCTGGAGAAGTTCACCGCGGAAACCGGCATCAAGGTGATCTACGACGTTTACGACAGCAACGAGATCCTGGAGGCGGCACTGCTTTCCGGGCGTTCCGGCTATGATCTGGTGGTACCCTCCAACCATTATGTGGCCAAGCAGATTTCTGCCCAGGCGTTTGTGCCGCTGGACCAGGACAAGTTGCCGAACATGGCCAATTTGAACCCGGACCTGATGGACGACCTGGAAAAAGTCGACCCGGGCAGCCAATTCTCCCTGCCTTACCTGTGGGGCACCAATGGCTATGGCTACAACGAAGGCCGCATTCAGGAAATCCTGGGTGACGACGCGCCCACGGACTCCTGGGCCCTGGTGTTTGATCCCGAGGTGACCGGCAAACTGGCCGCTGGCGGCTGTGGCATTGCCATGCTGGATTCCGGTGAGGAAATGGTACGTGCAGCCATGGCCTACATTGGCCTGGACCCGAACAGCATCAACGCCGAGGACATCAAAAAAGGCGGCGAGGTGATCAGGGCCATCCGCCCGAACGTGACCTACTTCCACTCGTCCCGTTACATCGCCGACCTGGCAAACGGTGATCTGTGCGTCGCCGCCGGCTATTCCGGTGACATACTGCAGGCCGCTGCTCGTGCTGAAGAAGCCGGCAATGGTAATGTGATCCGCTACACCATCCCCAAGGAAGGTGCGGTGCTGTGGTTTGACATGATGACCATTCCGGCGGGCGCTCCCAACGTGGAAAACGCCCACAAGCTGATGAACTTCCTGATGCGCCCGGAAATCATCGCGGACGTGACCAACTACGTGTGGTACGCCAACCCGAACAAGCCGGCGAATGAGTTTGTTGATCCGGAGATCCTCAATGACACCAGCATCTACCCCACCGATGAGGTGATGAAGAAGCTGTACATCATGGAAGGTCGGCCTCAGGACATCCAACGCCTGATGACCCGCACCTGGACCAACGTGAAGTCTGGTCGTTAA
- a CDS encoding c-type cytochrome, with protein MKSPFAYAVLAGSLLCSTGIVASDHTEDYINTLTELGFPAPEDNELVHIPPTLEDLEQSDMHPELKRVIRRGHDLFTNTQQLRGENVFNNMNCSNCHLGEGRMPFSAPVWPAAVTLPGYRGKNDHVNNLEERIAGCFTYSMNGKPPAYGSDNMVAISAYHQWLAKGVKMYPEKPVYGRGFPAPERPEQLSYANGKQLFNDNCAVCHGEDGQGLRVDGQTVFPAPWGDGSNNWGAGIVRLVTAAGFIKNNMPLGQPLSLTDQEAWNIAYYMNSQERPQDPRYTGDIEETLEKYGPTFHKHSLYGQTRKSDGKVLGDHSNTGEKDFLQPESVHPRTFE; from the coding sequence ATGAAATCACCGTTTGCTTATGCCGTGCTGGCAGGTTCTCTTCTTTGTTCAACGGGGATTGTTGCGAGCGACCACACAGAGGACTACATCAATACCCTGACCGAACTGGGTTTTCCAGCACCGGAAGACAATGAACTGGTCCATATCCCGCCGACCCTGGAAGATCTTGAGCAATCCGACATGCACCCGGAGCTCAAGCGAGTGATTCGCCGGGGCCACGACCTGTTCACCAATACACAGCAGCTTCGCGGTGAGAACGTTTTCAATAATATGAACTGTTCCAACTGCCACCTTGGTGAAGGCCGCATGCCCTTCAGCGCCCCGGTCTGGCCGGCAGCGGTCACTTTGCCCGGCTATCGAGGCAAGAATGACCACGTCAATAACCTGGAAGAGCGTATTGCCGGCTGCTTTACCTACTCCATGAACGGCAAACCGCCCGCGTATGGCAGCGACAATATGGTCGCCATATCGGCGTATCATCAGTGGCTCGCCAAAGGCGTGAAAATGTACCCGGAAAAACCGGTCTATGGTCGCGGTTTCCCGGCACCAGAGCGTCCGGAGCAACTGAGTTACGCGAACGGTAAGCAGCTGTTCAATGACAACTGCGCCGTATGTCATGGTGAAGACGGCCAGGGCCTTCGCGTTGATGGGCAGACGGTGTTTCCTGCACCCTGGGGTGACGGCTCCAATAACTGGGGTGCCGGCATCGTGCGATTGGTTACCGCAGCCGGTTTTATCAAGAACAACATGCCATTGGGTCAACCGTTATCCCTGACGGACCAGGAAGCCTGGAATATCGCCTACTATATGAATAGCCAGGAACGCCCTCAGGACCCCCGCTACACCGGCGATATAGAGGAAACCCTCGAGAAATACGGCCCGACCTTCCACAAGCATTCACTGTACGGCCAGACCCGGAAATCCGACGGCAAGGTGCTGGGAGACCATTCCAACACAGGCGAGAAGGACTTCCTGCAGCCGGAATCGGTTCATCCACGAACGTTTGAATAA
- a CDS encoding c-type cytochrome yields the protein MNYMPTTILALGLLALTSRAQAATPGDASRGAEAAAMCASCHQPDGSGKNNEQGESWPRLAGLNAEYIAKQLRDYKSGERENATMKSFANMLSDQQILDIAGYYSEMTPTHGQEITDASEAVLQRGQKLAERGDWSKYIVSCKSCHGPENQGAGAVFPGIAGQHARYIEAQLKAWQSENRKNDPRDLMGSIARRLNDEDIQAVAAWLAAQSPVLNTEESQP from the coding sequence ATGAACTATATGCCAACCACTATTCTTGCTTTGGGCCTTTTGGCTCTTACCTCCCGGGCTCAGGCGGCCACCCCGGGGGATGCCTCCCGTGGTGCCGAAGCTGCTGCCATGTGTGCCTCTTGCCATCAGCCTGATGGCTCCGGCAAGAATAACGAACAGGGCGAATCCTGGCCTCGGCTGGCCGGCCTGAACGCCGAGTACATTGCCAAGCAGTTGCGGGACTACAAATCCGGTGAGCGCGAGAACGCCACCATGAAATCCTTTGCCAACATGCTGTCGGACCAGCAGATTCTGGATATTGCCGGGTACTACAGTGAGATGACCCCCACGCACGGCCAGGAGATCACAGATGCCAGCGAGGCGGTGCTTCAGCGGGGTCAAAAGCTGGCCGAAAGAGGTGACTGGTCGAAGTATATTGTCTCCTGCAAGAGTTGCCACGGCCCTGAGAACCAGGGCGCCGGCGCAGTATTTCCCGGCATTGCCGGGCAGCACGCCCGGTATATCGAGGCGCAACTGAAGGCCTGGCAGTCAGAGAACCGCAAGAACGACCCGCGGGACCTGATGGGCTCCATTGCCAGACGTCTGAACGACGAGGACATCCAGGCTGTCGCCGCCTGGCTTGCAGCCCAATCGCCCGTGCTCAATACAGAGGAGTCGCAGCCATGA